Proteins from a single region of Styela clava chromosome 1, kaStyClav1.hap1.2, whole genome shotgun sequence:
- the LOC120348481 gene encoding uncharacterized protein LOC120348481 isoform X1: protein MIWLKHRPIFKICRVVAELAMLVVCLLYFMSPNRILRENIRRNSEETIPIRKQKDADEISRLLAMRQWNCESRKSNKFQSEGEKVKDTNELCPKWANELDWKPSDKPLIQLNPARIIYPANQNGPSNELISFQEAIFIGIETNRTVVVPQFLPHRMDRDTFHESEVPASRRVDLNFLSRLVSMVTVDKMQELCYLKFDVGFQKQDAECNFFSYLKKTSGMILGSTHDTVLGTDGFTEMKMLKKHDRACEPPSFPVRRMAKIKRAMRVDDVKYNYRSDLPCAVLIDTYKTFTNDFDGFDQAILDKAINDINSLTHEDLIGANSRTKFKLVEIFTKRPRYIREIAKEFIGKVMQGDEYIAMHWRYNHEFICFHKYPFCAQIEKVESRDLSEVIILASKNFTSSKVSKYSNCDVTQVVHVYLATATTDYETIKFMTKDSDFQREIFRKILKKEGKADEISYYGDQRCWKVQLFNKVDLYRFIDSHYPREKCSVIWRDTHELIALVENEICRQSSIFIYSPESAWSEIAMQTRTNNVPVWDVLSELAEINAIDEIY from the exons ATGATATGGCTAAAGCACCgtccaatatttaaaatttgtagaGTTGTAGCTGAACTTGCGATGTTGGTGGTATGTCTGCTTTATTTCATGTCGCCGAACAGGATACTCCGTGAAAATATTAGAAGAAATTCAGAAGAAACAA TTCCTATTCGTAAACAGAAAGACGCGGACGAAATATCACGTTTGCTGGCAATGCGCCAATGGAACTGTGAATCTCGTAAATCGAACAAGTTCCAGTCTGAAGGAGAGAAG GTTAAAGATACAAACGAATTGTGTCCAAAATGGGCAAATGAACTGGACTGGAAACCATCTGATAAACCGCTAATTCAATTGAATCCAGCCCGAATAATATATCCAGCAAATCAAAATGGGCCGAGCAATGAACTAATTTCATTTCAGGAAGCAATATTCATTGGAATTGAAACGAATAG AACAGTTGTCGTTCCTCAGTTTTTACCCCATAGAATGGACAGAGATACGTTTCACGAAAGTGAAGTGCCAGCTTCAAGAAGGGTTGATCTCAACTTTCTTTCACGCTTAGTTTCTATGGTTACGGTTGATAAAATGCAGGAACTGTGCTATTTGAAATTTGATGTCGGATTTCAG AAACAAGACGCGGAATGCAATTTTTTCTCTTATCTCAAAAAAACAAGCGGAATGATTCTAGGGAGCACACATGATACTGTACTCGGTACAGATGGTTTCACGGAAATGAAAATGCTGAAGAAACACGATCGCGCGTGTGAACCTCCTTCATTTCCAGTGCGGAGAATGGCAAAAATTAAACGAGCCATGCGTGTGGACGACGTTAAATATAATTAtag GTCGGACTTGCCGTGTGCGGTTTTAATAGATACATACAAAACATTCACAAATGATTTTGATGGCTTTGATCAAGCAATATTGGACAAGGCAATCAATGATATCAACTCTCTCACACATGAAGATTTAATCGGAGCAAATAGTCGAACAAAATTCAAGCTGGTTGAAATATTTACGAAAAGACCAAGATATATTCGTGAAATAGCAAAGGAATTCATTGGAAAGGTTATGCAAGGTGATGAATATATAGCGATGCACTGGAG ATACAATCATGAATTTATTTGCTTCCATAAATATCCATTTTGCGCCCAAATAGAAAAAGTGGAATCTCGTGACCTCTCAGAAGTCATTATCTTAGCAAGCAAAAATTTCACCTCTAGCAAg GTTTCGAAATATTCCAATTGTGATGTGACTCAAGTCGTGCACGTCTATTTAGCAACTGCGACAACCGACTACGAAACG ATCAAATTTATGACAAAAGACAGCGACTTCCAACGAGAAATATTtcgtaaaattttgaaaaaagaaggAAAAGCCGACGAAATTTCATATTACGGTGATCAGCGATGCTGGAAAGTTCAACTTTTCAATAAAGTTGACCTATATCGGTTCATCGATTCACACTATCCCAGAGAAAAGTGTTCAGTCATTTGGAGAGATACACACGAACTCATAGCTCTAGTAGAAAATGAAATTTGCAGACAGAGCTCAATTTTTATCTATTCCCCGGAATCTGCATGGTCGGAAATTGCCATGCAAACGAGAACAAACAATGTACCAGTTTGGGATGTTTTATCTGAACTTGCCGAAATAAATgctattgatgaaatatattaa
- the LOC120348481 gene encoding uncharacterized protein LOC120348481 isoform X2, producing the protein MLVVCLLYFMSPNRILRENIRRNSEETIPIRKQKDADEISRLLAMRQWNCESRKSNKFQSEGEKVKDTNELCPKWANELDWKPSDKPLIQLNPARIIYPANQNGPSNELISFQEAIFIGIETNRTVVVPQFLPHRMDRDTFHESEVPASRRVDLNFLSRLVSMVTVDKMQELCYLKFDVGFQKQDAECNFFSYLKKTSGMILGSTHDTVLGTDGFTEMKMLKKHDRACEPPSFPVRRMAKIKRAMRVDDVKYNYRSDLPCAVLIDTYKTFTNDFDGFDQAILDKAINDINSLTHEDLIGANSRTKFKLVEIFTKRPRYIREIAKEFIGKVMQGDEYIAMHWRYNHEFICFHKYPFCAQIEKVESRDLSEVIILASKNFTSSKVSKYSNCDVTQVVHVYLATATTDYETIKFMTKDSDFQREIFRKILKKEGKADEISYYGDQRCWKVQLFNKVDLYRFIDSHYPREKCSVIWRDTHELIALVENEICRQSSIFIYSPESAWSEIAMQTRTNNVPVWDVLSELAEINAIDEIY; encoded by the exons ATGTTGGTGGTATGTCTGCTTTATTTCATGTCGCCGAACAGGATACTCCGTGAAAATATTAGAAGAAATTCAGAAGAAACAA TTCCTATTCGTAAACAGAAAGACGCGGACGAAATATCACGTTTGCTGGCAATGCGCCAATGGAACTGTGAATCTCGTAAATCGAACAAGTTCCAGTCTGAAGGAGAGAAG GTTAAAGATACAAACGAATTGTGTCCAAAATGGGCAAATGAACTGGACTGGAAACCATCTGATAAACCGCTAATTCAATTGAATCCAGCCCGAATAATATATCCAGCAAATCAAAATGGGCCGAGCAATGAACTAATTTCATTTCAGGAAGCAATATTCATTGGAATTGAAACGAATAG AACAGTTGTCGTTCCTCAGTTTTTACCCCATAGAATGGACAGAGATACGTTTCACGAAAGTGAAGTGCCAGCTTCAAGAAGGGTTGATCTCAACTTTCTTTCACGCTTAGTTTCTATGGTTACGGTTGATAAAATGCAGGAACTGTGCTATTTGAAATTTGATGTCGGATTTCAG AAACAAGACGCGGAATGCAATTTTTTCTCTTATCTCAAAAAAACAAGCGGAATGATTCTAGGGAGCACACATGATACTGTACTCGGTACAGATGGTTTCACGGAAATGAAAATGCTGAAGAAACACGATCGCGCGTGTGAACCTCCTTCATTTCCAGTGCGGAGAATGGCAAAAATTAAACGAGCCATGCGTGTGGACGACGTTAAATATAATTAtag GTCGGACTTGCCGTGTGCGGTTTTAATAGATACATACAAAACATTCACAAATGATTTTGATGGCTTTGATCAAGCAATATTGGACAAGGCAATCAATGATATCAACTCTCTCACACATGAAGATTTAATCGGAGCAAATAGTCGAACAAAATTCAAGCTGGTTGAAATATTTACGAAAAGACCAAGATATATTCGTGAAATAGCAAAGGAATTCATTGGAAAGGTTATGCAAGGTGATGAATATATAGCGATGCACTGGAG ATACAATCATGAATTTATTTGCTTCCATAAATATCCATTTTGCGCCCAAATAGAAAAAGTGGAATCTCGTGACCTCTCAGAAGTCATTATCTTAGCAAGCAAAAATTTCACCTCTAGCAAg GTTTCGAAATATTCCAATTGTGATGTGACTCAAGTCGTGCACGTCTATTTAGCAACTGCGACAACCGACTACGAAACG ATCAAATTTATGACAAAAGACAGCGACTTCCAACGAGAAATATTtcgtaaaattttgaaaaaagaaggAAAAGCCGACGAAATTTCATATTACGGTGATCAGCGATGCTGGAAAGTTCAACTTTTCAATAAAGTTGACCTATATCGGTTCATCGATTCACACTATCCCAGAGAAAAGTGTTCAGTCATTTGGAGAGATACACACGAACTCATAGCTCTAGTAGAAAATGAAATTTGCAGACAGAGCTCAATTTTTATCTATTCCCCGGAATCTGCATGGTCGGAAATTGCCATGCAAACGAGAACAAACAATGTACCAGTTTGGGATGTTTTATCTGAACTTGCCGAAATAAATgctattgatgaaatatattaa
- the LOC120348482 gene encoding protein FAM210B, mitochondrial-like yields MYNTRSLWSACFRRGGWISIQSDLQSRLGTSLKRLVVKKTHFSSELTSLPCLCSTSIKCYSTQNDKSNSPEADNEKSTTTQKVTSKDRLKIITTQYGAFGMAFHITISLASLGFFYSLVYMGVDMASLFNWFGVESSSFTTGASTFMIAYAVHKIFAPVRIGITFVSVPILVKYFRKIGFFKNK; encoded by the exons ATGTATAATACTCGTAGTCTGTGGAGTGCTTGCTTCCGACGAGGAGGATGGATATCTATTCAGTCAGACCTCCAGTCAAGATTAG GAACTTCTTTGAAACGATTAGTTGTGAAAAAGACTCATTTTTCATCTGAATTGACTTCACTACCTTGCCTATGCAGTACTAGCATCAAATGTTATTCCACTCAGAACGATAAATCGAACAGTCCTGAAGCAGACAATGAAAAATCCACTACAACTCAAAAAGTTACCTCAAAAGATAGacttaaaataataacaactcAATATGGTGCGTTTGGAATGGCTTTCCACATTACTATATCACTTGCATCATTGGGATTCTTCTATTCTCTAGTATACAT GGGTGTTGATATGGCATCATTGTTTAATTGGTTTGGAGTTGAAAGCTCTTCATTTACAACTGGAGCTAGCACTTTTATGATTGCATATGCAGTGCATAAG ATTTTTGCTCCTGTTCGAATTGGAATTACATTTGTGTCAGTGCCTATTTTGGTAAAGTACTTCAGGAAAATTGGATTTTTCAAGAACAAATGA
- the LOC144425146 gene encoding zinc finger BED domain-containing protein 4-like, protein MAGPSRSVVWKFFEVVKEDECKVKCELCGGIVSRGGKSSKSFTTSNLKKHLEIYHPKDFEAEKRRIREEEAKRHTGTSVETYFKRFQSESGETNRDRKSQLSVEEGFSRSKLWDINSSEAKVLHRLIGEMIATDCQPFSIVEDVGFKRLMGHTKPRYNIPSRKYFSETVIPSIYKSVREKVQMIVQHSENISFTSDIWTSINNTPFLSITAHTIDEHFQDNVIVLRTIHFPDSHTSANITNIIYQVLHEFHIPSYKVHVFARDNGSNMVRGIADTGYDALPCFLHTLQLVLKDSILEQDVIKELLEQCKRIVSHFSHSALANNKLTKLQKQHGLPQHKLLNSVPTRWNSIYLMLERMFEQKVAIANYVLDTPNLPTIDANKWNLMGKLVKLLEIFHKVTVRLSARSSTISEIIPQVKYIMHLLDVAISGPRFHGLGGTLTSFKTSAKLRFQKYMDSYNCILATFLDPRHKDVLFGAERLIETSKFHRGTIRQRLLETLEKRKLDAAIHTGESETSCSSGTESGSDNGNLPPREDDFSDLDFEKCYDCLVMETEDHATNKKSSRSESLTLFSEIERYVSCRRIEKDENPIYWCKQNKSIFPCLSSLANKYLSCPPSSVESERLFSIGGNIYTPHRNRLSPDTAEELMFSNHNLRYFEFQY, encoded by the coding sequence ATGGCTGGTCCATCGCGTAGTGTGGTATGGAAATTCTTTGAAGTTGTAAAAGAAGATGAATGTAAGGTTAAATGCGAGCTGTGTGGTGGCATTGTGTCCAGAGGCGGGAAATCCTCAAAATCGTTTACcacctcaaatttgaaaaagcacCTTGAAATTTACCACCCAAAAGATTTCGAGGCAGAAAAGAGAAGAATTCGAGAGGAAGAGGCCAAAAGGCACACAGGTACGAGTGTTGAGACGTACTTTAAACGATTTCAGTCGGAATCTGGAGAAACAAACCGCGATCGTAAATCACAGCTCAGCGTAGAAGAAGGTTTTTCAAGATCGAAATTGTGGGACATAAACAGCTCTGAAGCCAAGGTTTTACACCGACTAATTGGAGAAATGATAGCAACGGACTGTCAGCCGTTCTCAATAGTTGAAGACGTGGGCTTTAAACGTTTAATGGGCCATACAAAACCCAGATACAATATCCCTAGTcgcaaatatttttctgaaactGTGATTCCGTCAATCTATAAATCTGTTCGAGAGAAAGTTCAAATGATCGTCCAGCATTCAGAAAATATAAGTTTTACCAGCGATATATGGACAAGTATAAACAACACGCCGTTTCTAAGCATTACTGCCCATACGATCGATGAACATTTTCAAGATAACGTCATTGTGCTACGCACAATTCATTTTCCGGATTCTCACACTTCTGCAAATATCACAAATATTATCTATCAGGTATTACATGAATTCCACATTCCCAGCTATAAAGTTCACGTGTTTGCGCGAGACAACGGATCAAATATGGTGAGAGGTATAGCGGACACGGGCTATGATGCTCTGCCTTGTTTCCTGCATACGCTCCAACTAGTCCTTAAGGATTCTATTTTGGAGCAAGATGTAATTAAAGAATTGCTTGAACAATGCAAAAGAATCGTTAGTCACTTCAGTCATTCAGCGCTGGCTAATAACAAACTCACCAAACTTCAAAAGCAGCATGGCTTGCCGCAGCATAAGCTCCTCAACAGCGTTCCGACAAGGTGGAATAGTATCTACCTCATGTTGGAGCGAATGTTTGAGCAAAAGGTAGCTATTGCAAATTATGTACTCGATACTCCTAACTTACCAACAATCGATGCTAATAAGTGGAATCTAATGGGTAAATTAGTGAAACTCCTTGAAATATTCCACAAAGTTACTGTTCGACTGAGTGCTCGTTCAAGTACGATATCAGAAATAATTCCACAGGTTAAATATATCATGCACTTGTTGGATGTAGCAATTTCTGGACCGAGATTTCATGGTCTTGGTGGGACACTGACTTCATTCAAAACTTCGGCAAAACTAAGATTTCAAAAGTACATGGATAGCTACAATTGTATTCTCGCAACATTCCTCGACCCAAGGCATAAAGACGTCCTTTTTGGGGCGGAACGCCTTATCGAAACTTCGAAGTTTCATCGAGGTACCATCCGCCAAAGATTGTTGGAGACGCTCGAGAAACGCAAATTAGACGCTGCAATTCATACAGGCGAAAGTGAAACATCATGCTCAAGTGGGACGGAGTCGGGAAGTGATAACGGTAACTTGCCTCCGCGTGAAGACGACTTTAGTGATTTGGATTTCGAAAAATGTTATGATTGTCTTGTGATGGAAACTGAGGATCATGCCACTAATAAGAAATCGTCTAGAAGCGAATCTTTGACATTATTCTCAGAGATTGAGAGATATGTTTCATGTCGCCGAATCGAAAAAGACGAGAATCCCATATACTGGTGTAAACAAAATAAATCGATATTTCCTTGCTTGAGTTCTCTGGCAAACAAATATCTTTCCTGCCCACCATCTTCTGTCGAAAGTGAAAGACTATTTAGCATTGGCGGAAATATTTATACGCCTCATCGAAACAGACTATCACCTGATACTGCTGAGGAGCTAATGTTTTCAAATCATAATCTGagatattttgaatttcagtATTAA
- the LOC120341279 gene encoding (3R)-3-hydroxyacyl-CoA dehydrogenase-like, whose protein sequence is MEETDFDDVIRGNLKGTFMMCKQFLLSLEKFNTNCNDTRATEVNISSGTVIKCVAKVSDYIASKFGVVGITKTLAVEYGKHEVRCNAVLPGLTTTPLLTTFTRDFLQAIEEGIPMKRLAKADKIAKCILSWHSTRVRT, encoded by the coding sequence ATGGAAGAAACTGACTTCGACGACGTTATTCGAGGTAATTTGAAAGGTACTTTCATGATGTGCAAGCAATTTTTGTTGTCACTGGAAAAGTTCAACACTAATTGCAATGACACCCGAGCAACCGAGGTGAATATATCGAGCGGTACTGTCATCAAATGCGTAGCAAAAGTGTCCGATTATATTGCTTCTAAATTTGGGGTCGTTGGCATCACCAAAACCTTGGCTGTGGAATATGGAAAACATGAAGTTCGATGCAATGCAGTGTTACCTGGTCTAACTACAACGCCACTGCTAACGACGTTTACCAGAGATTTTCTACAAGCGATTGAAGAGGGTATACCGATGAAAAGATTGGCGAAAGCAGACAAAATAGCAAAATGTATTTTATCCTGGCATTCGACGAGAGTTCGTACGTAA
- the LOC120343307 gene encoding proteasome subunit beta type-2-like gives MEFLIGIRGPDFVLLAADTSAARSIVVFQQDEDKMVKLGSNTLMAVSGEPGDRDQFSEYIQKNLTLYKLRNGYELSTRAAANFTRRNLAEYLRSRTPYMANLLIGGVDPDMGPALYFMDYLASSMEVPFAAHGYGSYFCLSILDRLYRPDLSKLEAVEILDKCMQELRKRFIIQIPAVRVRIVDKDGIHSLSETLAEKDRPSTKVPAFEFV, from the exons ATGGAGTTTTTAATTGGAATCAGAGGTCCAGATTTTGTATTGCTTGCTGCTGATACTTCTGCAGCAAGGAGTATTGTGGTATTTCAACAAG ATGAAGATAAAATGGTCAAATTGGGGTCGAACacattaatggctgtttctggtGAACCTGGGGACAGGGATCAGTTCTCAgaatatattcagaaaaatttaACTCTTTATAAATTGAGAAATGGATATGAATTGTCTACACGAGCCGCAGCTAATTTTACTCGAAGGAATCTTGCGGAATATCTGAGAAGCAGG aCTCCATATATGGCAAATCTGTTGATAGGTGGTGTTGATCCAGACATGGGACCGGCACTGTATTTCATGGATTACTTGGCATCGTCAATGGAGGTACCCTTTGCTGCTCATGGTTACGGTTCATATTTTTGTCTTTCTATATTGGACAGACTGTATCGTCCAGATTTATCCAAACTTGAGGCAGTTGAAATCTTGGATAAATGCATGCAAGAG CTGCGTAAAAGATTTATCATTCAAATACCTGCTGTCAGAGTTCGTATTGTTGATAAAGATGGCATACATTCTCTCTCTGAAACCCTAGCAGAAAAAGATAGACCTTCAACAAAAGTTCCTGCTTTTGAGTTTGTATGA